The proteins below are encoded in one region of Sminthopsis crassicaudata isolate SCR6 chromosome 1, ASM4859323v1, whole genome shotgun sequence:
- the CYC1 gene encoding cytochrome c1, heme protein, mitochondrial, whose protein sequence is MAAARAVGRFSVLGLPRAHGRAFLVGTRPGTLVLRLPQAATMSSFSNLSRGRKVVLSALGVLAAGGAGLAVALHTAVAASDLELHPPNYPWSHRGYLSSLDHASIRRGFQVYKQVCSSCHSMDYLAYRHLVGVCYTEAEAKALAEEIEVQDGPNEEGEMFKRPGKLSDYFPKPYPNPEAARAANNGALPPDLSYIIRARHGGEDYVFSLLTGYCDPPAGISLREGLHFNAYFPGQAIAMAPPIYNEILEYDDGTPATMSQIAKDVCTFLRWASEPEHDHRKLMGLKMLLMFGLLIPLTYAMKRHKWSVLKSRKLAYRPPK, encoded by the exons ATGGCGGCGGCCAGGGCTGTGGGGCGCTTCTCTGTGCTGGGGCTTCCGCGCGCCCATGGCCGGGCCTTCTTAGTTGGCACTAGGCCCGGTACTCTCGTGCTGCGGCTGCCTCAG GCTGCCACAATGTCATCATTCTCAAACCTCTCGAGGGGCCGGAAGGTGGTGCTCTCAGCTCTGGGCGTGCTGGCGGCGGGAGGCGCGGGGCTCGCCGTGGCCCTGCACACTGCTGTGGCTGCCAGTGACTTGGAACTACACCCACCAAACTACCCCTGGTCGCACCGAGGCTATCTCTCCTCCTTGGACCATGCCAG TATTCGCCGGGGCTTCCAGGTCTATAAGCAGGTGTGCTCTTCCTGCCACAGCATGGATTACCTGGCTTATCGCCATTTGGTGGGTGTGTGCTACACTGAAGCAGAAGCCAAGGCTCTGGCAGAGGAG ATAGAGGTTCAGGATGGCCCTAATGAAGAAGGAGAGATGTTCAAGAGGCCAGGGAAGCTTTCTGACTATTTCCCCAAGCCCTACCCCAACCCTGAGGCTGCTCGGGCTGCCAACAATGGGGCACTACCTCCCGACCTCAGCTACATCATCCGAGCCAG GCACGGCGGTGAGGATTATGTCTTTTCCCTACTCACGGGGTACTGTGACCCACCTGCTGGAATCTCCCTTCGAGAGGGCCTTCACTTCAATGCCTACTTCCCTGGCCAAGCCATTGCCATGGCTCCCCCTATCTACAATGAGATCCTTGAGTATGATGATG GTACACCAGCCACCATGTCACAGATAGCAAAGGATGTGTGTACCTTTCTGCGTTGGGCTTCTGAACCAGAACATGATCATCGTAAACTCATGGGGCTCAAG ATGCTGCTAATGTTCGGCTTGCTGATCCCCCTTACCTATGCCATGAAGAGGCACAAGTGGTCAGTGCTGAAGAGTCGGAAGCTGGCATATCGGCCCCCTAAGTGA
- the SHARPIN gene encoding sharpin isoform X2, whose translation MAPPAGGGEEVGASLEETAVLVEVRGLGAECGPGPGPDGLWRLQLSAEASRPGHFRLVLQGSGSPPGEGFQWSLESVACSSRGPRELELQLPQEGPGPGVLTLCFRDPQDAQRWSAVLEKGRDLGGTAAASPAAAPAPGVLPPTVSTPPPASEAETLWSPQDFSEKEALTNRLTQAICGGDEQGAAQAAAALAQRQVPLNILLQESCFPPGPVRVQVTVEDAASSAHISLRVHPHSTIAALQEQVLKEYGFPPRVQRWVIGRCLCVPERSLASYGVQRDGDPAFLYLLSGPPGPHRTRPPARGLDIGKKSNGEIGSLLAQQPGLPPASRPAPNPSGSLQVGWSCPSCTFINVPGRPGCEMCSTEQPAFQSPQPEAPVQQLPKITKRGEDMTIPPSIRSPDNSFHMLSEFS comes from the exons ATGGCGCCGCCTGCAGGCGGGGGCGAGGAGGTGGGCGCATCGCTGGAAGAGACGGCGGTGCTAGTGGAAGTGCGGGGCCTGGGAGCCGAGTGTGGGCCGGGGCCGGGTCCCGATGGGCTGTGGCGGCTGCAGCTGAGCGCCGAGGCCTCCAGGCCGGGGCACTTCCGCCTGGTGCTCCAAGGCTCGGGGAGCCCTCCCGGG GAGGGCTTCCAGTGGTCTCTGGAATCCGTGGCCTGCTCCAGCCGTGGCCCCCGCGAGTTGGAGCTGCAGCTACCCCAGGAAGGGCCCGGGCCGGGTGTTCTGACGCTGTGCTTCCGTGACCCTCAAGACGCCCAGCGCTGGAGTGCAGTGCTGGAGAAAGGCCGGGACCTTGGGGGCACAG CCGCTGCCAGCCCTGCTGCAGCCCCTGCCCCAGGCGTTCTGCCTCCTACTGTCTCCACACCCCCTCCAGCTTCTGAAGCCGAGACCCTGTGGAGCCCCCAGGATTTTTCTGAGAAAG AGGCGCTGACCAACCGGCTGACCCAGGCCATCTGTGGGGGCGACGAGCAGGGAGCAGCTCAAGCAGCAGCTGCCCTTGCACAGAGGCAAGTACCTCTCAACATCCTGCTCCAGGAGAGCTGCTTCCCTCCAGGTCCTGTCAG GGTGCAGGTCACAGTAGAGGATGCAGCCTCGTCGGCCCACATCTCCCTCCGAGTTCATCCTCACAGTACGATAGCAGCCCTACAAGAACAG gtgttgaaagaatatGGTTTTCCGCCCCGCGTGCAACGATGGGTGATAGGCCGGTGTTTGTGTGTGCCCGAAAGGAGCCTGGCCTCCTACGGGGTGCAGAGAGACGGAGACCCTGCCTTCCTCTATCTCCTTTCTGGGCCCCCTGGGCCTCACAGAACTCGTCCTCCAG CCCGGGGACTAGACATTGGCAAGAAGTCAAATGGAGAGATCGGCTCCCTCCTCGCCCAGCAACCAGGGCTTCCTCCAGCTTCCCGTCCAGCCCCCAACCCTTCTGGATCCCTGCAA GTTGGCTGGTCCTGCCCTTCTTGCACCTTTATCAATGTTCCTGGGCGACCAGGCTGTGAGATGTGCAGCACTGAACAACCAGCTTTCCAAAGCCCTCAGCCAGAGGCTCCTGTTCAACAGCTCCCAAAG ATTACAAAGCGGGGAGAGGACATGACCATTCCCCCTAGCATCAGGTCCCCAGATAACTCCTTTCACATGTTGAGCGAATTCTCCTGA
- the SHARPIN gene encoding sharpin isoform X1, with the protein MAPPAGGGEEVGASLEETAVLEGFQWSLESVACSSRGPRELELQLPQEGPGPGVLTLCFRDPQDAQRWSAVLEKGRDLGGTAAASPAAAPAPGVLPPTVSTPPPASEAETLWSPQDFSEKEALTNRLTQAICGGDEQGAAQAAAALAQRQVPLNILLQESCFPPGPVRVQVTVEDAASSAHISLRVHPHSTIAALQEQVLKEYGFPPRVQRWVIGRCLCVPERSLASYGVQRDGDPAFLYLLSGPPGPHRTRPPARGLDIGKKSNGEIGSLLAQQPGLPPASRPAPNPSGSLQVGWSCPSCTFINVPGRPGCEMCSTEQPAFQSPQPEAPVQQLPKITKRGEDMTIPPSIRSPDNSFHMLSEFS; encoded by the exons ATGGCGCCGCCTGCAGGCGGGGGCGAGGAGGTGGGCGCATCGCTGGAAGAGACGGCGGTGCTA GAGGGCTTCCAGTGGTCTCTGGAATCCGTGGCCTGCTCCAGCCGTGGCCCCCGCGAGTTGGAGCTGCAGCTACCCCAGGAAGGGCCCGGGCCGGGTGTTCTGACGCTGTGCTTCCGTGACCCTCAAGACGCCCAGCGCTGGAGTGCAGTGCTGGAGAAAGGCCGGGACCTTGGGGGCACAG CCGCTGCCAGCCCTGCTGCAGCCCCTGCCCCAGGCGTTCTGCCTCCTACTGTCTCCACACCCCCTCCAGCTTCTGAAGCCGAGACCCTGTGGAGCCCCCAGGATTTTTCTGAGAAAG AGGCGCTGACCAACCGGCTGACCCAGGCCATCTGTGGGGGCGACGAGCAGGGAGCAGCTCAAGCAGCAGCTGCCCTTGCACAGAGGCAAGTACCTCTCAACATCCTGCTCCAGGAGAGCTGCTTCCCTCCAGGTCCTGTCAG GGTGCAGGTCACAGTAGAGGATGCAGCCTCGTCGGCCCACATCTCCCTCCGAGTTCATCCTCACAGTACGATAGCAGCCCTACAAGAACAG gtgttgaaagaatatGGTTTTCCGCCCCGCGTGCAACGATGGGTGATAGGCCGGTGTTTGTGTGTGCCCGAAAGGAGCCTGGCCTCCTACGGGGTGCAGAGAGACGGAGACCCTGCCTTCCTCTATCTCCTTTCTGGGCCCCCTGGGCCTCACAGAACTCGTCCTCCAG CCCGGGGACTAGACATTGGCAAGAAGTCAAATGGAGAGATCGGCTCCCTCCTCGCCCAGCAACCAGGGCTTCCTCCAGCTTCCCGTCCAGCCCCCAACCCTTCTGGATCCCTGCAA GTTGGCTGGTCCTGCCCTTCTTGCACCTTTATCAATGTTCCTGGGCGACCAGGCTGTGAGATGTGCAGCACTGAACAACCAGCTTTCCAAAGCCCTCAGCCAGAGGCTCCTGTTCAACAGCTCCCAAAG ATTACAAAGCGGGGAGAGGACATGACCATTCCCCCTAGCATCAGGTCCCCAGATAACTCCTTTCACATGTTGAGCGAATTCTCCTGA